In Primulina eburnea isolate SZY01 chromosome 3, ASM2296580v1, whole genome shotgun sequence, one DNA window encodes the following:
- the LOC140825412 gene encoding protein arginine N-methyltransferase PRMT10-like isoform X2: MAEHARKLVEANNLHNVVEVIEGSIEDVNLPEKVDVIISEWMGYFLLRESMFDSVICARDRWLKTNGVMYPSHARMWMAPIRSGLVDQKMKDYEETMDDWHCFVNETKSYYGVDMGVLTKPFTEEQRKYYLETSTWKNLHPNQIIGTTVVIKEIDCLKATVNDICAVRASFSSSITAENSRLCGFAGWFDVHFRGSNTNPAQQEIELTTAPNEDFDTHWGQQVFPLHPPPRVQQGDDLVVQFSMYRSKENHRLMEIDLSYEMKQSGKLLPPVKNKIFIE, from the exons ATGGCAGAACATGCACGTAAACTTGTTGAAGCAAACAATCTTCACAATGTTGTTGAAGTGATTGAGGGATCAATTGAAGATGTGAATCTTCCAGAAAAAG TTGATGTTATTATTTCAGAATGGATGGGATACTTCCTTCTGAGGGAATCAATGTTTGACTCTGTAATTTGCGCTCGGGATCGCTGGCTTAAGACAAATGGAGTCAT GTATCCAAGTCATGCTCGAATGTGGATGGCACCTATCAGGTCTGGTTTAGTAGATCAGAAAATGAAAGATTATGAAGAAACCATGGATGATTGGCATTGCTTTGTTAATGAGACTAAAAGTTACTACGGCGTGGATATGGGTGTGTTGACAAAGCCATTTACTGAAGAACAAAGGAAATACTATTTGGAG ACATCGACTTGGAAAAATCTTCATCCAAATCAAATTATCGGAACAACTGTGGTTATTAAGGAGATCGATTGCTTGAAAGCCACTGTAAATGATATATGTGCTGTTCGTGCAAGCTTTTCGTCATCCATCACAGCAGAAAATTCAAGATTATGTGGTTTTGCTGGATGGTTTGATGTCCATTTCCGG GGTAGCAATACAAATCCAGCTCAACAGGAAATTGAGTTGACCACTGCCCCAAATGAAGATTTTGATACACATTGGGGCCAGCAG GTGTTCCCTCTGCATCCTCCTCCACGTGTTCAACAAGGGGATGATTTGGTAGTTCAGTTTTCAATGTATCGATCCAAAGAGAACCATCGATTGATGGAAATTGACCTGTCATATGAGATGAAACAGTCGGGCAAATTGCTTCCACCtgtgaaaaacaaaattttcattGAATGA
- the LOC140825412 gene encoding protein arginine N-methyltransferase PRMT10-like isoform X1: MGSTSRTAVVDKGVDFANYFCTYGFLYHQKEMLCDRVRMDAYFNAVFQNKHHFFEKTVLDVGAGSGILAIWSAQAGAKKVYAVEATKMAEHARKLVEANNLHNVVEVIEGSIEDVNLPEKVDVIISEWMGYFLLRESMFDSVICARDRWLKTNGVMYPSHARMWMAPIRSGLVDQKMKDYEETMDDWHCFVNETKSYYGVDMGVLTKPFTEEQRKYYLETSTWKNLHPNQIIGTTVVIKEIDCLKATVNDICAVRASFSSSITAENSRLCGFAGWFDVHFRGSNTNPAQQEIELTTAPNEDFDTHWGQQVFPLHPPPRVQQGDDLVVQFSMYRSKENHRLMEIDLSYEMKQSGKLLPPVKNKIFIE, encoded by the exons ATGGGTAGCACTAGCAGAACCGCCGTCGTAGACAAGGGGGTTGATTTCGCAAACTACTTTTGCACCTACGGCTTTCTCTACCACCAGAAGGAGATGCTCTGTGATCGAGTTCGTATGGATGCTTACTTCAACGCCGTCTTTCAAAACAAGCACCATTTCTTTGAGAAg ACCGTTCTAGATGTTGGAGCGGGGAGCGGTATTCTAGCTATATGGTCTGCGCAGGCGGGGGCAAAGAAAGTTTACGCTGTGGAAGCCACCAAGATGGCAGAACATGCACGTAAACTTGTTGAAGCAAACAATCTTCACAATGTTGTTGAAGTGATTGAGGGATCAATTGAAGATGTGAATCTTCCAGAAAAAG TTGATGTTATTATTTCAGAATGGATGGGATACTTCCTTCTGAGGGAATCAATGTTTGACTCTGTAATTTGCGCTCGGGATCGCTGGCTTAAGACAAATGGAGTCAT GTATCCAAGTCATGCTCGAATGTGGATGGCACCTATCAGGTCTGGTTTAGTAGATCAGAAAATGAAAGATTATGAAGAAACCATGGATGATTGGCATTGCTTTGTTAATGAGACTAAAAGTTACTACGGCGTGGATATGGGTGTGTTGACAAAGCCATTTACTGAAGAACAAAGGAAATACTATTTGGAG ACATCGACTTGGAAAAATCTTCATCCAAATCAAATTATCGGAACAACTGTGGTTATTAAGGAGATCGATTGCTTGAAAGCCACTGTAAATGATATATGTGCTGTTCGTGCAAGCTTTTCGTCATCCATCACAGCAGAAAATTCAAGATTATGTGGTTTTGCTGGATGGTTTGATGTCCATTTCCGG GGTAGCAATACAAATCCAGCTCAACAGGAAATTGAGTTGACCACTGCCCCAAATGAAGATTTTGATACACATTGGGGCCAGCAG GTGTTCCCTCTGCATCCTCCTCCACGTGTTCAACAAGGGGATGATTTGGTAGTTCAGTTTTCAATGTATCGATCCAAAGAGAACCATCGATTGATGGAAATTGACCTGTCATATGAGATGAAACAGTCGGGCAAATTGCTTCCACCtgtgaaaaacaaaattttcattGAATGA
- the LOC140828018 gene encoding probable receptor-like protein kinase At5g20050 encodes MEDRKAHLIAIFIIVLLIVLTIVARVSLKQSRTFFLICGADTAAIFAVLAVIFIRLRYTSRRKQLEKLHDSEGRELRIEYSFLRKVAGVPTKFRYRELEEATDGFRSLVGRGGSASVFKGILSDGTAVAVKRIDGEDGGGEKAFKSEVAAIASIQHVNLVRLLGYCIASTGPRFIVYEFVMNGSLDNWIFPKMGSTGRRSGCLPWNLRCRVALDVAKALSYLHHDCRSCILHLDVKPENILIDENFRALVADFGISKLKGKEESRIVTRLQGTKGYLAPEWLLENGVTEKCDVYSYGMVLLEIIGGRRNIISLGQANGDSSRKKFQYFPKIVAGKLREEKLLEIVDERLIEDGGIKRGELKKMVCVALWCIQDQAKLRPSMATVVEMLEGYVNVEDPPETKMFLADLLSTDDDYRTQTDFQVHRFAQNHGETCNTFAHSFAFSTFSAR; translated from the exons ATGGAGGACAGAAAAGCACACCTGATCGCCATTTTCATTATCGTACTACTCATCGTTCTCACCATAGTCGCTCGTGTTTCCCTAAAACAATCTCGCACCTTCTTCCTCATATGCGGAGCAGATACTGCCGCCATTTTCGCAGTCCTCGCAGTCATTTTCATCCGCCTCCGCTACACCAGCCGCAGAAAACAGCTGGAAAAGTTACACGATTCTGAGGGGCGCGAGCTTCGGATCGAATACAGTTTCCTACGGAAGGTGGCCGGGGTTCCCACGAAGTTCCGCTACCGAGAACTTGAGGAAGCGACGGATGGGTTCCGGTCTCTAGTAGGCCGTGGGGGATCCGCTTCTGTGTTCAAAGGGATACTCAGCGACGGAACTGCGGTGGCGGTGAAACGGATCGACGGAGAGGACGGCGGCGGTGAGAAGGCTTTCAAATCTGAAGTAGCGGCGATTGCTAGTATTCAACACGTGAACCTGGTGAGGCTGTTGGGTTACTGCATTGCTTCGACAGGGCCGCGGTTTATTGTCTACGAGTTTGTTATGAATGGGTCGTTGGATAATTGGATATTTCCGAAGATGGGTAGCACAGGGCGGAGGAGCGGTTGTTTGCCGTGGAACTTGAGGTGCAGAGTTGCTCTTGATGTGGCCAAAGCGCTGTCTTATTTGCACCATGACTGCAG ATCGTGTATATTGCACCTTGATGTAAAACCAGAAAACATACTAATAGACGAGAACTTCAGAGCACTAGTTGCAGATTTCGGGATCTCAAAGCTCAAAGGCAAAGAAGAAAGTAGGATTGTAACGAGACTCCAAGGAACCAAAGGTTACTTGGCCCCCGAATGGCTCTTAGAAAACGGGGTAACGGAGAAGTGCGATGTCTACAGCTACGGGATGGTACTTTTAGAAATCATAGGTGGGCGGAGAAACATCATTTCGCTCGGACAAGCCAATGGTGACTCGTCCAGAAAGAAGTTCCAATACTTCCCCAAGATCGTGGCTGGGAAATTGAGAGAAGAGAAACTTTTGGAGATTGTCGATGAAAGGCTGATTGAAGATGGAGGGATAAAGAGAGGTGAGTTGAAAAAAATGGTTTGTGTAGCTTTGTGGTGTATACAAGACCAGGCAAAGCTTCGGCCGAGCATGGCTACGGTCGTCGAAATGCTTGAAGGATATGTGAATGTCGAAGATCCCCCCGAAACTAAAATGTTTCTTGCTGACCTTTTGTCCACTGATGACGATTACAGAACACAAACCGATTTTCAAGTGCATAGATTTGCTCAAAATCATGGTGAAACTTGTAATACTTTTGCTCACTCGTTCGCCTTTTCCACGTTTTCAGCTAGATAG